The Algoriphagus sp. TR-M9 genome has a window encoding:
- a CDS encoding DUF4890 domain-containing protein: MNKWILATGMMVMISLGTMAQKRGGDRPSPEQRAKMSTEKMAEQLQLSEEQQKQILEINLEYAKKREAEMAERKAEAEERRAQMQAMRAEMKAQDEEIQLVLTEEQRAQWIALKEELRSERRRGRPNAQIEDNPRRRGGGNN; this comes from the coding sequence ATGAACAAATGGATTTTAGCTACAGGCATGATGGTCATGATCAGCCTGGGCACAATGGCGCAAAAAAGAGGTGGGGATAGACCTAGCCCTGAGCAAAGAGCGAAGATGAGCACTGAGAAAATGGCAGAGCAGCTGCAATTGTCTGAGGAACAGCAAAAGCAGATTTTGGAAATCAATCTTGAATATGCGAAAAAGAGAGAAGCAGAAATGGCGGAGCGCAAAGCTGAAGCTGAGGAGCGAAGAGCTCAGATGCAGGCCATGCGTGCGGAAATGAAAGCTCAGGATGAGGAGATTCAGTTGGTCTTGACCGAGGAGCAGAGAGCCCAATGGATAGCTCTAAAGGAGGAGCTGAGAAGTGAAAGAAGAAGGGGCAGGCCTAATGCCCAGATTGAAGATAATCCGCGCAGGCGAGGCGGAGGAAATAACTAA
- a CDS encoding NAD(P)/FAD-dependent oxidoreductase: MTDHSSTVLPNIPKSNYPKVVIIGAGFAGLKLARDLMNKPFQVILLDKNNYHQFQPLFYQVATAGLEPSAISFPLRKVFHKSTNVIFRMAEVDYFDQKIKRVYTNVGYLDYDHLVLAMGADTNYFGSKSIEAAASPMKSVSEALFIRNKIISNYERAINIEKAEDRKALMNVVIVGGGPTGVELAGAMADLRNNVLPKDYPELNFHNMKIVLIEAGPTLLAPMSKEAKDSALKYLLKLGVEVMLDTMVKNYDGKEVTLEGKAPIETHTLLWAAGIKPVQIGGLKDQHFAPNGRILVNEQSEIVDCPEVYALGDVSLMKTEDYPNGHPQVAQVALQQAKNLGFNLIQKQKGKGTKPFAYKDLGSMATVGRKLAVVDLPFIKFQGVMAWLTWLFVHLMAILGVKNKLFIFLDWSWNYLSFDPSLRLLIKPKIAKGKDPQELMEEQ, encoded by the coding sequence ATGACGGACCATTCCTCTACAGTCCTTCCAAATATCCCCAAGTCAAATTATCCCAAAGTAGTCATCATAGGAGCCGGATTTGCAGGCCTCAAGCTGGCGCGGGACTTAATGAACAAGCCCTTTCAGGTGATTCTTCTGGATAAGAACAACTACCATCAGTTTCAGCCCTTGTTTTACCAGGTGGCTACAGCCGGGTTGGAGCCTAGCGCCATTTCATTTCCGCTTCGCAAAGTTTTTCATAAATCTACCAATGTGATCTTCAGGATGGCTGAGGTGGATTATTTTGACCAAAAGATCAAGCGTGTTTACACCAATGTAGGCTATCTAGATTACGACCATCTGGTATTGGCCATGGGCGCTGATACGAACTATTTTGGATCTAAATCCATAGAAGCAGCCGCATCACCCATGAAATCCGTGTCGGAAGCCTTATTCATTCGGAATAAAATCATTTCAAATTATGAGCGGGCGATTAATATAGAGAAAGCTGAAGACCGCAAGGCGCTGATGAATGTGGTGATAGTAGGTGGAGGTCCCACCGGAGTGGAGCTCGCCGGAGCAATGGCAGACCTGCGGAATAATGTGCTTCCTAAAGATTACCCAGAGCTGAATTTTCACAATATGAAAATCGTGCTGATAGAAGCAGGTCCTACCTTGCTGGCACCTATGTCCAAAGAAGCAAAGGACAGCGCTTTGAAATACCTCCTAAAGTTGGGGGTGGAGGTGATGCTAGATACCATGGTGAAGAATTACGATGGCAAGGAGGTGACGCTGGAAGGAAAAGCCCCCATAGAGACGCACACCTTGCTTTGGGCAGCTGGTATCAAGCCAGTTCAAATTGGAGGGTTGAAAGATCAGCATTTTGCTCCGAATGGAAGGATTCTGGTCAATGAGCAGTCCGAAATAGTAGATTGTCCTGAAGTATACGCCCTTGGAGATGTGAGTCTGATGAAAACTGAAGACTATCCTAATGGCCATCCACAGGTAGCACAGGTAGCGCTGCAACAGGCGAAAAATCTAGGCTTCAATTTGATCCAAAAGCAAAAAGGCAAAGGTACAAAACCCTTTGCCTATAAAGATTTGGGATCCATGGCCACGGTAGGGAGAAAACTGGCCGTAGTGGATCTTCCATTTATTAAATTTCAGGGAGTTATGGCCTGGCTCACATGGCTTTTTGTGCATTTGATGGCCATACTAGGTGTCAAAAACAAACTTTTTATTTTCCTGGATTGGTCTTGGAACTACCTCAGTTTTGATCCTAGTCTTCGGCTTTTGATCAAACCAAAGATTGCTAAAGGGAAGGATCCACAGGAGCTTATGGAGGAGCAATAG
- a CDS encoding YebC/PmpR family DNA-binding transcriptional regulator — MGRAFEFRKERKFKRWDKMSKVFTRLGKEIVMAVKSGGPDPASNPKLRTIIQNAKGAQMPKDRIEAAIKRASNKDEKDYEEVVYEGYGPFGIAVVVEASTDNINRTVANVRSYFSKAGGSLGTSGSVVFMFDRRAVFRFAKDALDLEEMELELIDFGLVDIDENEGEIFVYTEFEDFGVMQKALEEKGIEVISADFQRFPTTLTELTEEQEEIINKMIDKMEEDDDVNQIFTNMA, encoded by the coding sequence ATGGGAAGAGCATTTGAATTCCGAAAAGAGAGAAAATTCAAGCGTTGGGACAAGATGTCCAAGGTATTTACGCGGCTAGGGAAAGAAATCGTAATGGCGGTGAAATCCGGCGGACCTGACCCAGCCTCCAACCCCAAACTGCGGACCATCATCCAAAACGCCAAAGGCGCCCAAATGCCTAAGGACAGAATCGAAGCTGCGATCAAACGTGCTTCCAACAAAGACGAAAAAGATTACGAAGAAGTAGTATATGAGGGCTATGGGCCATTTGGTATAGCTGTAGTAGTCGAGGCCTCCACAGACAATATCAACAGAACAGTGGCTAATGTAAGAAGTTACTTTTCGAAGGCTGGAGGATCTTTGGGAACCTCCGGTTCGGTGGTGTTTATGTTTGACAGAAGAGCTGTGTTCCGCTTTGCGAAGGATGCACTTGACCTGGAAGAAATGGAGCTGGAGCTAATCGATTTTGGATTAGTAGATATTGACGAAAATGAAGGAGAGATTTTCGTTTACACTGAATTCGAGGATTTTGGTGTGATGCAAAAAGCTTTAGAAGAAAAAGGAATAGAAGTCATCAGTGCGGATTTCCAGCGCTTCCCTACCACTCTCACCGAACTAACGGAAGAGCAGGAAGAAATCATCAACAAGATGATTGATAAAATGGAAGAAGACGATGATGTGAACCAAATATTCACCAATATGGCCTAG
- the yjjX gene encoding inosine/xanthosine triphosphatase, giving the protein MNFPKRENFRPTEKPLIIVGSKNPVKIACTEIAFAETFNRNYLVNGISAASQVPDQPHGDKETYLGAKNRVMNAKRTFPEADYWVGIEGGVADDDNGMYAFAWIYIEDKAGKHGKAKTGTFYLPQAVADLVHAGLELGKADDQFFSQHNSKQQGGSVGILTKGVLTRQSYYSQAIILALIPFINKEIY; this is encoded by the coding sequence ATGAATTTCCCCAAAAGAGAAAATTTCCGACCCACAGAAAAACCCCTGATCATCGTGGGTAGTAAAAACCCCGTCAAAATAGCCTGCACGGAAATTGCATTTGCTGAAACATTCAACAGAAACTATCTGGTCAATGGCATCAGTGCAGCATCTCAGGTACCTGATCAGCCCCATGGTGACAAAGAAACTTACCTAGGAGCCAAAAACAGGGTCATGAATGCCAAAAGGACTTTTCCAGAAGCCGATTATTGGGTGGGGATAGAAGGGGGAGTGGCCGACGATGACAATGGAATGTATGCTTTTGCCTGGATATACATTGAAGACAAGGCGGGCAAGCACGGCAAGGCCAAAACCGGGACATTTTATCTCCCACAAGCTGTGGCAGACCTGGTCCATGCCGGTTTGGAGCTAGGTAAAGCGGATGACCAATTCTTTTCCCAGCATAATTCCAAACAGCAGGGAGGATCAGTAGGCATACTCACCAAAGGCGTATTAACTAGGCAATCCTATTATAGTCAGGCAATTATATTAGCACTGATCCCATTCATCAATAAAGAAATATATTGA
- a CDS encoding NTPase translates to MKYLFIVLILFISSAVLRAQGTLPESFFDGKSIVFISADPSARPIMTWMEVADSVHQALTAAGGDPVAYFELEKVALSEAVQADYAQYFGTRLIKNIVLVTRQKNQSSIHVGPFTGDAKMIPSTSLYGIQAQGLEETLSQFAGIGEARETRNLLVIDVPEFLTINQEQISSQQKFLARNPLNLDVFKLGIPIAGSSAETGLLSYFRYDMYGKSPEAILAEQDAQKAGIKSILDREYPYDVEWLTEARSNQELIQDRIQFLLVKVEGREADLMKSMGVESAGAEPSQQIVVKYYIKLIVRDELYIGPEWDADPDWRVALENFLKNLKKVGLSEERP, encoded by the coding sequence ATGAAATATCTCTTCATAGTACTTATACTTTTTATTTCTTCAGCGGTGCTGCGTGCCCAGGGGACTCTGCCCGAGTCTTTTTTTGATGGGAAATCCATTGTTTTTATCTCTGCAGATCCTTCTGCCAGACCGATTATGACCTGGATGGAAGTGGCTGATAGTGTTCATCAAGCCCTAACAGCTGCAGGAGGTGATCCTGTCGCTTATTTTGAATTGGAAAAAGTAGCTCTTTCAGAAGCAGTACAAGCTGATTATGCGCAGTATTTTGGAACTAGGCTGATTAAAAACATCGTATTGGTGACACGCCAGAAAAACCAGTCCAGTATCCATGTAGGCCCATTTACCGGGGATGCCAAAATGATCCCTTCTACCTCGCTATATGGAATTCAGGCTCAGGGTTTAGAGGAAACGTTGAGTCAGTTTGCAGGCATTGGAGAGGCGAGAGAAACTAGGAATTTGTTGGTTATCGATGTGCCTGAATTCCTGACGATCAATCAAGAGCAGATCTCTTCGCAGCAAAAGTTTTTGGCGAGAAATCCCTTGAACCTGGATGTATTCAAATTGGGAATCCCCATAGCTGGTTCATCTGCGGAAACCGGCCTCTTGAGCTACTTCAGGTATGATATGTACGGCAAGTCTCCCGAGGCCATACTGGCGGAGCAGGATGCCCAAAAAGCCGGGATCAAAAGTATACTTGACCGGGAATATCCATATGATGTAGAATGGCTGACAGAAGCCAGATCAAATCAGGAACTCATTCAGGATAGAATACAATTTTTACTGGTCAAAGTAGAAGGCCGGGAGGCAGATCTGATGAAAAGTATGGGGGTGGAATCAGCAGGAGCTGAGCCGTCTCAGCAAATTGTAGTCAAATACTACATCAAACTCATCGTGAGGGATGAGCTCTACATAGGTCCAGAATGGGATGCAGACCCGGACTGGCGAGTGGCTTTAGAAAACTTTCTGAAAAACCTGAAAAAAGTAGGCCTCTCCGAGGAGAGGCCATAA
- a CDS encoding M28 family peptidase, which translates to MQVAIKYCLSCLLIFSIHLAKAQSIDKTKLIEHIAYLSSDELEGRKTQSQGNLAAREYILNEFKSLDLATQYPDYIQKFSFEGRRDNKVYDQAANIIAYIPGSSSKKLIVITAHYDHVGIGRADSAGDSIYNGADDNASGTAALLELARYFKAHRPAHGIMFAALDGEEMGLQGAKALVKDFPYALDQIVLNINMDMISRNENGELYASGTYYYPTFKTILEEAASGNKPILKFGHDEPNTGRDNWTNSSDHGAFFKENVPHIYFGVEDHKDYHKPSDSFENIDQEFFVNATNLILKCTIALDQELLKE; encoded by the coding sequence ATGCAAGTTGCAATCAAATACTGTCTAAGTTGTCTGTTAATTTTTTCAATTCACCTGGCCAAAGCCCAGTCTATTGACAAAACAAAGCTGATCGAACATATCGCATACCTATCCTCTGATGAGCTGGAAGGGAGAAAAACCCAAAGCCAAGGAAATCTCGCAGCTAGAGAATATATCTTGAACGAGTTCAAAAGTCTAGATCTGGCGACACAATATCCCGATTATATCCAGAAATTTTCCTTTGAAGGCAGGAGAGACAATAAAGTTTACGATCAGGCAGCCAATATCATAGCTTACATTCCCGGAAGCAGTTCGAAAAAACTAATCGTCATCACTGCACATTATGACCATGTGGGAATAGGTCGGGCGGACTCAGCAGGAGACTCCATTTACAACGGCGCAGATGACAATGCCTCTGGAACAGCCGCACTTTTGGAGTTGGCCAGGTATTTCAAGGCACATCGTCCCGCGCATGGAATTATGTTTGCGGCACTCGATGGCGAGGAAATGGGACTACAAGGGGCAAAAGCATTGGTGAAGGACTTCCCGTATGCGCTGGATCAGATTGTGTTGAACATCAATATGGATATGATCTCCAGAAATGAAAATGGGGAGCTATATGCCTCTGGCACTTATTATTACCCTACTTTCAAAACGATTTTAGAAGAGGCGGCTTCGGGAAATAAACCAATCTTAAAATTTGGACACGATGAACCCAATACGGGGAGGGACAACTGGACAAACTCCTCTGATCACGGGGCATTTTTCAAAGAAAATGTGCCTCATATCTATTTCGGGGTAGAAGATCATAAAGATTACCATAAGCCAAGCGACTCATTTGAAAATATAGATCAGGAGTTTTTTGTCAATGCTACAAATCTTATTTTAAAGTGCACGATAGCGCTAGATCAGGAATTGCTCAAAGAATAA
- a CDS encoding chloride channel protein — protein MSNQTFILILSGIIGILSGLAAVILKQGVHAIQKFLTEDFYTEYANFMYIIYPLIGISAAYLVGKYIFKDYGGHGIPDILFTISKKQSIIARVKTYSRVFTSSLTVGFGGSVGLEAPMLVTGSAIGSNVGSLVHLNAKKRTLLIGCGAAAAISSIFGAPIGGVIFAIEVILMEISTASFIPLLIATVTGSLTSMVLIGKDSVFNFKLTESFQASHMPYYLLLGIVCGLVSVYFSVAVKRTEDLMDGLESQILRILYGGAILGIIVFFFPPIYGEGYDTLNMLIDGNSNQILERSPFFSVLESPYLIIIFLTLIILVKPIASALTLSAGGSGGIFAPSLYAGGLVGFVFAYSNNQLGLHLPLPLAHFTLVAMCGVMAGVQHSPLSAIFLIAEITGGYELFVPLMFVSAISYITKTSYQKDSLYMTQLKEKGRQLPESQDQELLDLISISHVIEKDLLPIHPDSKLKDLIGLVKISKRNIFPVVDDQKSLRGIITLDDIRDIMFDREKQDTVLVRQLMHSPPEILLATENMQKAMEKFEQSGAWNLPVIEDGKYFGFVSKSRIFNAYRKKLIKQKEG, from the coding sequence ATGAGCAACCAAACCTTTATTCTGATTCTCAGTGGGATCATCGGAATATTGTCTGGTTTGGCAGCGGTAATCCTGAAGCAAGGCGTTCACGCCATCCAAAAGTTTCTGACCGAAGACTTTTACACGGAGTATGCCAACTTCATGTATATCATCTATCCGCTGATAGGGATCTCCGCGGCCTACCTTGTGGGTAAGTATATTTTCAAAGATTATGGAGGACATGGCATTCCGGATATTCTTTTTACCATTTCTAAAAAACAAAGCATCATCGCCCGGGTCAAAACCTACAGCCGCGTATTTACCTCTTCACTTACGGTGGGATTTGGTGGGTCTGTAGGATTGGAAGCTCCTATGCTGGTCACGGGCTCTGCCATAGGGTCAAACGTAGGGAGCCTGGTCCACCTGAATGCTAAGAAAAGAACTTTGCTGATTGGATGTGGAGCGGCGGCGGCCATCTCATCGATTTTCGGAGCTCCTATTGGAGGGGTGATTTTTGCGATAGAAGTAATCTTGATGGAAATCAGTACCGCCAGTTTCATTCCACTACTCATCGCCACAGTCACCGGCTCCCTTACCTCCATGGTCCTTATAGGAAAGGATTCGGTTTTTAATTTTAAGCTGACGGAATCTTTCCAAGCATCTCACATGCCATACTACTTATTGCTGGGTATTGTCTGCGGGTTGGTGTCGGTTTATTTCAGTGTAGCTGTGAAGCGGACAGAAGACCTCATGGATGGCCTGGAAAGTCAGATCCTGAGGATCCTCTACGGTGGTGCCATACTGGGGATCATCGTGTTCTTTTTTCCGCCGATCTACGGAGAAGGATACGATACCCTGAATATGCTTATAGATGGAAACTCTAACCAAATTTTAGAACGAAGTCCATTCTTTTCTGTCTTGGAATCGCCCTATCTGATTATAATTTTTCTAACCCTGATCATTCTAGTCAAACCCATAGCTTCAGCTTTGACGCTGAGTGCGGGGGGAAGCGGAGGGATCTTTGCCCCGTCTCTATACGCAGGGGGCTTGGTGGGCTTTGTCTTTGCTTATTCCAACAATCAATTAGGGCTGCACCTTCCTTTGCCTCTGGCACACTTCACTTTGGTAGCCATGTGCGGAGTGATGGCAGGCGTACAGCACTCACCCCTGTCAGCGATATTCTTGATTGCCGAAATCACCGGAGGCTATGAACTCTTCGTCCCGCTGATGTTTGTCTCTGCCATCTCGTACATTACCAAAACATCCTACCAAAAAGATAGCTTATACATGACGCAGCTGAAGGAAAAAGGTCGGCAACTCCCAGAATCACAAGATCAGGAACTACTGGACCTCATCAGTATCAGCCATGTAATTGAAAAAGACCTACTACCCATCCATCCAGATTCTAAATTGAAGGATTTGATCGGACTGGTGAAAATATCGAAACGAAATATATTCCCTGTGGTGGATGATCAGAAATCCCTGAGAGGCATCATCACATTGGATGACATCCGTGACATCATGTTTGATCGGGAAAAGCAGGACACCGTGCTGGTGAGACAGCTGATGCATAGCCCCCCAGAAATCCTATTGGCTACTGAAAATATGCAAAAAGCCATGGAGAAATTTGAACAATCCGGTGCTTGGAATTTACCAGTGATTGAGGATGGTAAGTATTTTGGCTTTGTTTCGAAGTCTAGAATCTTCAATGCTTACCGTAAAAAACTCATCAAACAAAAGGAAGGATAA
- the mtgA gene encoding monofunctional biosynthetic peptidoglycan transglycosylase, with protein MKLFRWLWRIVWKITLWFLIISVGLTLVYRFVPVPITPLMVIRLVEQGLDPDQNMKLTKDWVSLDEISKNAPQAVYAAEDQKFLTHHGFDIEAMKKAWENNKKGKRIKGASTITQQTVKNVFLWPSRSYLRKGMEAYFTVLVELIWPKERIMEVYLNVIEMGDGIYGIEAASQSYFNVPASKLSRGQAALIAAVLPNPRRWSPAKPTPYIVGRKAWILTQMNNLAPLEMGN; from the coding sequence ATGAAACTCTTTCGTTGGCTTTGGAGGATTGTTTGGAAAATCACCCTGTGGTTTTTGATTATTTCTGTAGGGTTGACCTTAGTCTATCGATTTGTTCCTGTGCCTATCACCCCATTGATGGTTATTAGGCTGGTGGAGCAGGGATTGGATCCGGATCAGAATATGAAGCTGACCAAAGATTGGGTTTCACTGGATGAAATTTCCAAAAATGCTCCCCAGGCGGTCTATGCTGCTGAGGATCAAAAATTTTTGACCCACCATGGTTTTGATATTGAAGCCATGAAGAAGGCTTGGGAAAACAACAAAAAAGGCAAGCGGATCAAAGGGGCAAGTACCATCACTCAGCAGACAGTCAAAAATGTCTTTTTATGGCCTTCCAGAAGTTATTTGAGGAAGGGAATGGAGGCATATTTTACCGTATTGGTGGAGTTGATCTGGCCCAAGGAGCGGATCATGGAGGTGTACTTGAATGTCATTGAAATGGGGGATGGAATCTATGGGATAGAAGCAGCTTCGCAAAGCTATTTTAACGTGCCGGCTTCCAAACTGTCCCGTGGGCAGGCGGCGCTGATAGCAGCAGTGCTTCCCAACCCCAGACGCTGGTCACCTGCTAAACCTACGCCGTACATAGTGGGGAGAAAGGCTTGGATTTTGACACAGATGAATAATCTGGCTCCTTTGGAAATGGGCAATTAA
- a CDS encoding DUF3857 domain-containing protein, which yields MNKTVLTFALTFLSLASFSQTLKFGKFEESELSLSEVPFEPDAPAVILATQGSSKFGSGLLETSNFVRIKILAEAGKEYADVRVRYYSGDSNTESINRVKAQTTNFVDGKEEVTKVSGDGIFTVDLADGYKEMRITFPNVQVGSIIEYQYSKFDKNLTFIDGWTFQNEIPTLYSKYEINIPESLDYRSIGQGENFSTNVEKTDEYGNYGWILRDLRSVKEEPYMKNYRDYVDRIEFQLARYKTNSTTSGIGWEDVLNTWEVLGDEVISIYSQNGYYRSNPIEKEFLDVDLSGATEAETAEKAYYYVRDNFKIVGEDWIYPEQNLNQLLKSKVGSPLEVMLTLMGVLKSVGIACEPVLIGSKGYGRSNLVPFPFLNQFDEVLLLAVLDGKPQFIDLSLSDAPFGYVDLDKHVKGGLYLAEKESKLIPIEIQHNSNTVYYSQVAINEEGELVMKSSHRNYMYRGLNLSHRIESIQKNQESLETLFKKNAAVVYEDFKVENELQEKDHLTLSFQMKYPESHNKDMLLFNPIKFSNFSENPFTQEYRIFPVDFGYAFSETYNTMISVPEGYEVDDYPLEESIAIPGGYVQFIYSSKLLGNNLNISGRLVVNNPLIPASEYPNLKYFMESVASKLAEPVVLKKKSDPIPSI from the coding sequence ATGAATAAAACAGTACTGACTTTTGCACTGACTTTTCTATCATTGGCATCTTTTTCCCAGACTTTAAAATTTGGCAAATTTGAAGAAAGTGAGCTCTCTCTTTCCGAGGTTCCCTTCGAACCAGATGCTCCTGCAGTGATTTTGGCCACCCAGGGCAGTTCAAAGTTTGGATCCGGCTTACTGGAAACCAGCAATTTTGTAAGAATAAAGATACTGGCTGAGGCTGGAAAAGAATACGCTGATGTACGGGTTCGCTACTATTCAGGGGATAGCAATACCGAAAGCATCAATCGAGTAAAAGCCCAGACCACAAACTTTGTAGATGGCAAAGAGGAAGTCACCAAGGTCTCAGGAGATGGGATTTTTACCGTTGATCTGGCAGATGGATATAAGGAAATGCGGATCACCTTTCCCAATGTGCAGGTAGGTTCTATTATAGAGTATCAGTACAGTAAATTTGATAAGAACCTCACATTTATAGACGGCTGGACTTTTCAAAATGAGATACCTACCCTCTACAGCAAATACGAAATCAATATTCCGGAATCCCTGGATTATAGATCTATAGGGCAAGGAGAGAACTTTTCGACTAACGTAGAGAAAACCGATGAATATGGCAATTATGGCTGGATTTTGAGAGACCTGCGCTCTGTCAAAGAAGAGCCCTATATGAAAAACTACCGAGATTATGTGGATCGTATAGAATTTCAACTTGCGCGATATAAGACTAACTCCACTACATCCGGCATTGGATGGGAGGACGTGCTGAACACCTGGGAAGTACTGGGAGATGAGGTGATTTCGATTTATTCCCAAAATGGATATTATAGAAGCAATCCCATTGAGAAGGAGTTTTTGGACGTGGATTTGTCTGGTGCCACAGAGGCTGAGACTGCAGAAAAGGCCTATTATTATGTGAGAGACAATTTCAAAATTGTAGGTGAAGACTGGATCTATCCCGAGCAAAACTTAAATCAACTGTTGAAATCAAAAGTTGGTAGTCCATTGGAGGTCATGCTTACTTTGATGGGCGTACTTAAGTCTGTAGGAATAGCCTGCGAGCCGGTTTTGATTGGCAGTAAGGGCTATGGAAGGAGTAATTTGGTCCCTTTCCCTTTCCTGAATCAATTTGATGAGGTGTTACTTTTGGCTGTTTTGGACGGAAAACCACAGTTTATTGATCTCTCACTTTCGGATGCACCATTTGGGTATGTGGACTTAGACAAGCATGTGAAAGGTGGTCTATACCTGGCGGAAAAGGAAAGCAAACTGATTCCTATAGAAATTCAGCATAATTCCAATACGGTATATTACAGCCAAGTGGCCATCAATGAGGAGGGTGAGCTGGTGATGAAAAGCTCACACAGAAATTACATGTACCGGGGATTAAATCTATCCCACCGAATCGAATCCATTCAAAAGAACCAAGAGTCTTTGGAAACGCTTTTCAAGAAAAATGCTGCGGTGGTTTATGAAGATTTCAAAGTGGAAAACGAACTTCAGGAGAAGGATCACCTTACGCTGTCATTTCAGATGAAATACCCTGAATCCCATAATAAGGACATGCTTTTATTTAACCCTATAAAATTTTCAAATTTCTCCGAAAATCCATTTACGCAGGAGTACAGGATTTTTCCGGTAGATTTTGGATATGCTTTTTCAGAAACCTACAATACCATGATCAGTGTTCCTGAGGGCTATGAGGTCGATGATTATCCACTGGAAGAAAGTATTGCCATTCCGGGTGGATATGTACAGTTTATTTATTCTTCAAAGCTACTCGGTAACAATCTCAATATCTCGGGTAGATTGGTGGTGAATAATCCACTGATTCCGGCCAGTGAATATCCGAATCTGAAATATTTCATGGAAAGTGTCGCTTCAAAGCTGGCTGAACCCGTGGTCTTGAAAAAGAAATCAGATCCTATTCCTTCTATTTAG